The following coding sequences lie in one Porphyromonas asaccharolytica DSM 20707 genomic window:
- a CDS encoding methyltransferase domain-containing protein produces MIACSLSDQTCPHCHNSSYTELWECEDHLVSHEHYAIGRCNECGLLQTLTPPPAEELGHYYDSSDYLSHQTEGRGGMARIYRAVKRYRVGRRVRTARKLCATAPQMMLEVGAGVGAFAHAMQEHGCKAYVVEQSKAARQLCAQQIPSEQLFATTQEFVAHHSELFGQLDLICLWHSLEHLPDLADQLEIYQQLLKPGGTLCIAVPNAQSFDASYYRALWAAYDVPRHLWHFTPHSMRQTVEAHHFTLKKIRPQRLDVYYIALLSESYKQGGRINFITWLKAFGVGFSYHIRSLFTPMRASALLYHFVRQA; encoded by the coding sequence ATGATAGCATGTAGTCTCTCCGATCAAACCTGCCCACACTGCCATAATAGTAGCTATACCGAGCTGTGGGAGTGTGAGGACCACCTCGTCTCGCACGAGCACTATGCCATAGGACGCTGCAACGAATGTGGACTGCTACAGACCTTGACACCTCCTCCCGCAGAGGAGCTAGGGCACTACTACGACAGCTCCGACTATCTGAGCCATCAGACAGAGGGCCGGGGCGGTATGGCTCGCATCTATCGTGCGGTGAAGCGCTACCGCGTAGGACGGCGGGTTCGGACGGCTCGCAAGCTCTGTGCGACAGCTCCGCAGATGATGCTGGAGGTCGGGGCGGGCGTTGGAGCCTTTGCCCATGCTATGCAGGAGCATGGGTGCAAAGCGTATGTCGTGGAGCAGAGCAAAGCGGCACGGCAACTGTGCGCTCAGCAGATCCCTAGCGAGCAACTCTTTGCCACGACCCAAGAGTTTGTGGCACACCACTCCGAACTATTTGGTCAGCTAGACCTTATCTGTCTATGGCATAGCCTAGAGCATCTACCAGATCTTGCCGATCAACTAGAGATTTACCAACAGCTACTCAAGCCTGGGGGGACGCTCTGCATCGCTGTGCCTAATGCGCAGAGCTTTGACGCTAGCTACTACCGTGCACTCTGGGCTGCTTACGATGTGCCGCGTCACCTGTGGCACTTTACGCCACACTCTATGCGACAAACGGTTGAGGCGCACCACTTCACCTTAAAGAAGATTCGTCCGCAGCGACTAGATGTCTACTACATTGCACTGCTGAGCGAAAGCTACAAGCAGGGGGGACGTATCAACTTCATTACCTGGCTCAAAGCCTTTGGCGTCGGCTTTTCCTACCACATACGCTCCCTCTTTACCCCGATGAGAGCGAGTGCACTGCTCTACCACTTCGTCCGTCAGGCGTGA
- a CDS encoding sulfatase-like hydrolase/transferase, with product MRKALLHYLQGVKARIPQLVWLLIAMLAILTLNNLVIRGLLSRSATYLSRENLPLLWDTLWMATLLYIIPTLIPHRITRRVVLIIELVLISAIHIMDLYLVSTYQMPYCDAIAIPIFATNPGEASGFFKSLRLEMPFMLIEGVKLLVAIFLPLGISWLISRTKRTKEQPTPWDKRIQRYSSTLLFIVVLVGAHILGINYLRQTRIATSAGVIQYNAHAPLARLYLSHRVLRHDAKRCALDYRPRQATPQEVTVDSLLPPHNVVLVVAENIYPHLMHCYNPIVNDNTPVIDSLLQMGSFIRLDSVYSASDNAALAAAWTFSLCPKDSPNSWDTYPSIYSIFRAAGYDTYWLDNTPRIARGLDVYPQLAADCDDHFFTNLRADDQDWTSRIPYDDAVLDQLKQLESQSRLTTIHLLGARSNIWWRIPEEFCKYNRLSANIDIDLSGDALDHLAQYYNVVYYQDDLLKQLIAHYQDTPTILIYCSPVGAYSEWHPYSGDQVAPETRGQVPMLLYLSPAMQRISPTLRDQLLQLNAERHNLSDLPQLLMRLSGIKVSLS from the coding sequence ATGAGAAAAGCACTCTTACACTACCTCCAGGGAGTCAAAGCAAGGATTCCACAGCTAGTATGGCTACTGATTGCGATGCTAGCGATTTTGACGCTCAATAACCTGGTCATCAGAGGCCTGCTCTCTAGGAGTGCCACTTATCTATCTAGAGAGAATCTCCCCCTACTATGGGACACCCTCTGGATGGCTACGTTACTCTACATCATCCCCACTCTGATCCCCCATCGCATCACACGTCGGGTGGTCCTCATCATCGAGCTGGTACTGATCAGTGCCATACATATCATGGATCTCTACCTCGTCAGTACCTATCAGATGCCTTACTGCGATGCGATCGCTATCCCGATCTTTGCGACCAACCCTGGAGAGGCTAGCGGTTTTTTCAAGTCGCTACGACTGGAGATGCCCTTTATGCTCATCGAGGGAGTCAAGCTCCTAGTGGCTATCTTCCTACCGCTCGGCATCTCTTGGCTCATAAGTCGTACCAAGCGTACTAAAGAGCAGCCCACCCCTTGGGACAAGCGCATCCAACGGTACAGCTCTACACTCCTCTTCATAGTAGTTCTCGTTGGCGCACACATACTCGGCATCAACTATCTGCGTCAGACGCGTATCGCTACCAGTGCAGGAGTCATACAGTACAATGCGCATGCACCTCTAGCTCGCCTTTACTTGAGCCATCGGGTGTTGCGTCATGATGCTAAGCGCTGTGCTCTTGACTATAGACCTCGGCAAGCGACTCCCCAAGAGGTAACCGTAGACTCACTCCTACCGCCGCACAATGTCGTGCTGGTCGTTGCTGAAAACATCTACCCGCATCTGATGCACTGCTACAATCCTATCGTCAATGACAATACACCTGTCATAGACTCGCTCCTACAGATGGGCTCTTTCATCAGGCTTGACAGCGTCTACAGTGCCTCTGACAATGCGGCTCTAGCTGCTGCCTGGACATTCTCCCTCTGTCCTAAGGATAGCCCTAACAGTTGGGACACTTATCCCTCTATCTATAGTATCTTTCGTGCAGCAGGCTACGACACCTATTGGCTAGACAACACCCCGCGCATAGCACGTGGACTAGATGTCTACCCACAGCTAGCAGCCGACTGCGACGACCACTTCTTTACCAATCTACGTGCAGATGATCAAGACTGGACCAGCAGAATTCCCTATGATGACGCGGTCCTTGACCAACTCAAGCAGCTAGAGAGTCAGTCTCGTCTCACAACCATTCATCTCTTGGGAGCTCGCAGTAACATCTGGTGGCGTATCCCCGAGGAGTTCTGTAAGTACAATCGCCTGTCGGCAAACATTGACATAGATCTATCGGGCGATGCTCTAGACCACCTGGCTCAATACTACAACGTCGTCTACTACCAGGACGACCTACTCAAGCAACTCATCGCACACTACCAAGACACCCCCACGATACTTATCTATTGCAGCCCTGTAGGGGCCTATAGTGAGTGGCACCCTTACTCAGGCGATCAGGTGGCTCCCGAGACTAGAGGTCAGGTGCCTATGCTACTATACCTCTCCCCTGCCATGCAGCGCATCTCTCCCACCCTACGAGATCAGTTGCTACAGCTTAATGCCGAGCGACACAACCTCAGCGACCTGCCCCAGCTACTGATGCGTCTCTCTGGCATCAAGGTATCCCTATCGTAG
- the mazG gene encoding nucleoside triphosphate pyrophosphohydrolase yields the protein MIHSKDERLEAFSRLLDVLDNLRTHCPWDRKQTNESLRANTIEEVYELSEALEQGDTNAISKELGDVLLHVLFYARIGDEQGNFDIVDVCNKLCNKLIFRHPHIYATEEVEDAGQVVQLWEQVKQKEKDGNKSVLSGVPSALPALIKAYRIQDKARAVGFDWQEREEVWAKVREELQEVEQEMTSGSADDLEAEIGDLLFSIVNAARLYGVNPDNALERTNRKFIDRFEYIERTAKTRGQSITDLSLEEMETLWKEAKKSTSK from the coding sequence ATGATACACAGCAAAGATGAACGGCTGGAGGCTTTCTCCCGCCTACTGGATGTCCTTGACAATCTGCGCACGCACTGCCCGTGGGATCGCAAGCAAACGAATGAGTCGCTACGGGCTAACACCATCGAGGAGGTCTACGAACTGAGCGAGGCGCTAGAGCAAGGAGATACGAATGCTATCTCTAAGGAGCTAGGCGACGTGCTCCTGCATGTCCTTTTCTATGCGCGCATAGGGGACGAGCAGGGCAACTTTGACATTGTAGATGTGTGCAACAAGCTGTGCAACAAGCTCATCTTTCGCCACCCGCACATCTATGCTACCGAGGAGGTCGAAGATGCGGGGCAGGTGGTACAGCTCTGGGAGCAGGTGAAGCAAAAGGAGAAGGACGGCAATAAGTCGGTCCTCTCGGGCGTGCCGTCGGCTCTGCCTGCACTGATCAAGGCGTACCGCATACAGGACAAGGCGCGGGCCGTCGGCTTCGACTGGCAGGAGCGCGAGGAGGTTTGGGCGAAGGTGCGCGAAGAGCTGCAGGAGGTCGAGCAGGAGATGACCTCGGGCAGTGCTGACGACCTAGAGGCCGAGATAGGGGACTTGCTCTTTAGCATTGTCAATGCGGCTCGTCTCTATGGAGTGAATCCCGACAATGCCCTAGAGCGGACGAATCGTAAGTTTATCGACCGCTTTGAGTATATCGAGCGGACGGCTAAGACTCGTGGTCAGAGCATCACCGATCTCTCACTAGAGGAGATGGAGACGCTATGGAAGGAGGCCAAAAAGAGTACCAGCAAATAG
- a CDS encoding phosphoethanolamine transferase yields the protein MPTLFTFLTLLQVLMGSLMILHLRMEMPLLLWLGGYIAGTAILMTLPAILPKRWWRITWTSLIVLLSAVLFIYEYYLLTEHGTLLTQTVLLQYYTPWADEVCRSLLPWSMPMHTLLEAIGLLCGISLVTWLTNKGWGLLFMILLLLISGIPHATQLSPIVAGGISNEEAYTLAHEYNMMSRYVATTLGVFTNQKRYDEMGQNLWKNTPTNVRLMPQRQPHNVVVIIGESLRRLDMHCYGYPLENTPRLDSLVQAGSLVLYDDVVCPQPNTLTSLRRVLTIRGEDEQAPWDATTTLPITFSSAGYKTYWCSNQEMAGDWIEEVSLIASTADSSYYTDGSTSSALHWKAGRVKHDELILPHLIVYRQTSSPNGSLLVVAHLMGSHASFADRYPNDRFSRFTAKDVKQIEPRLSSGEAQNSAEYMNSILYNDSIVSEIIKYYSQSSSIVIYFSDHAISRYDNPKAPTQAAHGVCESALQIPFMVYMSDQFAAENPDVLLAVQRARYKPFMTDLFTSSLMGLMGIESNYTIPRLQLWSLSYDATRPRCIKGFGSEVTFSPKHPDQL from the coding sequence ATGCCTACTCTCTTTACCTTCCTGACACTCCTGCAAGTGCTTATGGGGAGCTTAATGATACTGCACCTTCGCATGGAGATGCCTCTACTCCTTTGGCTGGGAGGCTATATCGCCGGCACTGCGATACTGATGACGCTCCCCGCCATCCTACCTAAACGATGGTGGCGCATCACTTGGACTAGCCTCATCGTACTGCTCTCGGCTGTACTATTTATATATGAGTACTATCTGCTCACCGAGCACGGCACGCTCCTGACGCAGACCGTCTTGCTACAGTACTACACGCCCTGGGCCGATGAGGTGTGTCGCTCGCTACTACCATGGAGTATGCCGATGCACACGCTACTGGAGGCCATCGGGTTGCTCTGTGGCATCAGCCTTGTGACCTGGTTAACCAACAAGGGCTGGGGACTACTCTTCATGATACTGCTACTACTTATCTCCGGTATACCGCATGCTACGCAGCTAAGCCCAATAGTGGCCGGAGGGATCTCCAATGAAGAGGCTTACACGCTCGCTCATGAGTACAATATGATGAGTCGTTACGTAGCTACCACGCTGGGAGTCTTTACCAATCAAAAGCGATACGACGAGATGGGGCAGAACTTATGGAAAAACACTCCGACCAACGTTCGCCTCATGCCTCAGCGTCAGCCGCACAATGTGGTGGTCATCATCGGCGAGTCTCTACGTCGCTTAGACATGCACTGCTACGGCTATCCGCTAGAGAATACGCCACGCCTAGACTCACTCGTCCAGGCTGGCTCACTAGTTCTCTACGATGATGTCGTCTGCCCTCAACCGAACACGCTCACCTCGCTGCGACGCGTCCTCACCATACGAGGAGAGGACGAGCAAGCACCTTGGGATGCCACGACGACACTCCCTATCACCTTCTCCTCTGCTGGCTACAAGACCTACTGGTGTAGCAATCAGGAGATGGCTGGAGACTGGATCGAAGAGGTGTCGCTCATAGCCTCCACGGCCGATAGCTCCTACTACACCGATGGGAGTACCTCTAGTGCCTTGCACTGGAAAGCTGGACGGGTCAAGCACGATGAACTCATCCTCCCGCATTTGATCGTCTACCGACAGACCAGCTCACCTAATGGGAGTCTTCTCGTCGTAGCGCATCTGATGGGGAGCCATGCCTCCTTTGCCGATAGATACCCCAACGATCGCTTTAGTCGCTTTACGGCTAAGGACGTAAAGCAGATAGAGCCTCGCCTCAGCTCAGGAGAGGCGCAAAACTCGGCTGAGTATATGAACTCAATCCTCTACAACGACTCCATCGTCTCCGAAATTATCAAATACTATAGCCAGAGCTCTTCCATCGTGATCTATTTCTCGGATCATGCTATCTCTCGCTATGACAATCCTAAGGCTCCTACTCAAGCAGCACACGGAGTCTGCGAGAGCGCTCTGCAGATACCCTTTATGGTCTACATGTCCGATCAGTTCGCTGCAGAGAATCCCGACGTCCTACTCGCCGTACAGCGTGCTCGGTACAAGCCCTTCATGACCGACCTCTTCACCTCTTCACTCATGGGACTTATGGGCATCGAGTCAAACTATACCATCCCCCGCTTACAGCTATGGAGTCTATCGTACGATGCGACCCGTCCTAGATGTATCAAGGGCTTTGGCTCTGAGGTTACCTTCTCACCTAAGCATCCAGATCAGCTATGA
- a CDS encoding low molecular weight protein-tyrosine-phosphatase — protein sequence MAQSNSSSKAPYRILFVCLGNICRSPLAEAIMRQLLAEDPASSSQIEVDSAGIGGWHQGELADPRMRAHAARRGIEMTHRARQIKDGDFETFDQIIAMDDGNYEALRELAPTLEQQKKVVRMADYLEQMPWDHIPDPYYGGASGFELVLDLLTEGCTNLYHRYETQSDK from the coding sequence ATGGCACAGAGCAACTCTAGTAGCAAGGCTCCTTACCGCATTCTCTTCGTCTGTCTAGGCAACATCTGTCGCTCGCCACTCGCAGAGGCTATTATGCGGCAACTCCTAGCCGAAGACCCCGCCAGCTCGTCTCAGATCGAAGTAGACTCGGCAGGCATCGGTGGATGGCATCAGGGAGAGCTAGCAGACCCACGTATGCGTGCCCATGCAGCACGGCGTGGCATCGAGATGACGCACCGTGCGAGGCAAATTAAGGATGGAGACTTTGAGACCTTTGACCAGATCATCGCTATGGACGATGGCAACTATGAGGCTCTGCGCGAGCTGGCTCCGACGCTAGAGCAGCAGAAGAAGGTCGTGCGTATGGCTGACTACCTAGAGCAGATGCCGTGGGATCACATTCCCGATCCATACTACGGAGGTGCGTCGGGCTTTGAGCTCGTCCTAGATCTACTCACTGAGGGGTGTACCAATTTATATCATCGTTACGAGACGCAGAGCGATAAGTAA
- a CDS encoding YggS family pyridoxal phosphate-dependent enzyme, whose product MIAERLAEIRSQIPEQVQLVAVSKFHPVESVREAYEAGQRLFGENRAQELAEKAPQLPEDIQWHFIGTLQRNKVKYIVPYVSLIESVDSEALLQEIVKQANRFDRQLRILLQYKIAQEESKSGLDHTELLALVDHYLATPEWRERITICGLMGMATLTADKEQIRHEFDTLRALQTELRERYPEISWDELSMGMSSDWPLAVEAGSTIVRIGTAIFGERQY is encoded by the coding sequence ATGATCGCAGAGCGTCTAGCAGAGATCCGGAGTCAGATACCAGAGCAGGTGCAGCTGGTGGCAGTCTCCAAGTTTCACCCCGTAGAGTCCGTCCGTGAGGCTTACGAAGCCGGTCAGCGACTCTTTGGCGAAAACCGAGCACAAGAGCTTGCCGAAAAGGCTCCCCAGCTCCCCGAAGACATTCAGTGGCACTTCATCGGCACACTCCAGCGCAACAAGGTCAAGTACATCGTCCCCTACGTCTCCCTCATCGAGAGCGTCGACTCCGAGGCTCTCCTCCAGGAGATCGTCAAGCAGGCGAACCGCTTCGACCGCCAGCTGCGCATCCTCCTGCAGTACAAGATAGCACAGGAGGAGAGCAAGAGCGGACTAGACCACACGGAGCTCCTAGCACTCGTAGACCACTACCTAGCGACTCCCGAGTGGCGGGAGCGCATCACCATCTGCGGCTTGATGGGTATGGCGACGCTGACGGCAGACAAAGAGCAGATACGTCACGAGTTTGACACGCTACGTGCCCTACAGACGGAGCTACGTGAGCGCTACCCCGAGATCTCGTGGGATGAGCTCTCCATGGGTATGAGCAGTGACTGGCCCCTAGCCGTAGAGGCCGGCTCTACGATCGTCCGCATCGGCACCGCCATCTTTGGCGAGCGACAATACTAG
- a CDS encoding DUF4494 domain-containing protein, with product MANWFECKVTYEKMVDNGTPKRTSEGYLVQGDTYTEIEERLTKELTPFTSLGELIINTIKRIKLAELFLSDHPEDDRFYRCKVNFISLDEAKGIEKRTAAAMIVQSDSLPNALNRLEKEMSTTLSPYEIASITETIIMDAWPIDFSKPNE from the coding sequence ATGGCCAATTGGTTTGAATGCAAGGTGACCTACGAGAAGATGGTCGACAACGGAACGCCCAAGCGTACCTCCGAGGGGTATCTCGTTCAGGGCGACACCTATACGGAGATAGAAGAGAGACTCACCAAGGAGCTCACGCCCTTTACCTCTCTAGGCGAACTCATCATCAATACGATCAAGCGGATCAAGCTCGCTGAGCTCTTCCTCTCTGATCACCCCGAGGACGACCGCTTCTATCGCTGCAAGGTCAACTTCATCTCTCTAGACGAAGCCAAAGGCATCGAGAAGCGCACCGCAGCAGCTATGATCGTGCAGAGCGACAGCCTGCCCAACGCCCTCAATCGCCTGGAAAAGGAGATGTCCACGACCCTCTCACCCTACGAGATAGCCTCCATCACCGAGACTATCATTATGGATGCGTGGCCGATAGACTTCTCTAAGCCCAACGAGTAG
- a CDS encoding NADP-dependent malic enzyme: MDKKLEAAARAYHALPQPGKIEVRPTKSHNTQQDLTLAYSPGVAVPCKDIEADPERAYDYTSKGNLVAVISNGTAVLGLGNIGAMAGKPVMEGKGLLFKIYAGIDVFDLEVDEKDPKKFVEIVRSLAPTFGGINLEDIKAPECFEIEEELKATLDIPVMHDDQHGTAIISAAGMLNALKIVGKKIEETKIVVSGAGASAQSCTKLYIALGAKRENIVMIDSKGVIRTDRPNLDERKAFFATSREGIYTLADAIEGADLFLGLSQPGVLTPEMVQKMAPNPIVFALANPEPEIRYEDAKAARPDVLMATGRSDYPNQINNVIGFPYIFRGALDVRATAINEEMKMAATIAIADLAQEPVPDEVSSAYGHMPLHFGPDYFIPKPVDPRLITRVSMAVARAAIRTGVARREITDWEAYEQSLLMRTGGMSHLLRRIHEAAQKSPKRMVYAAGENPLVLRAAAEVAQLGIAHPIVLGDPVVIRELAKEHDLDLSTIEIINQHDEQWKAKREEYARRYTEQNWRKGGILSEAKDKMFGPNYFGMMMVQCGDADSLITGIYSNYAYLSNVARDTVGIAPGHQHFATMHLVMMKSGPLFLADTLINQNLKAETLVDIALLAAEKVRCFGIKPVIAMVSFSDFGSTDAESSVEARKAVEILHRDYPHIVVDGEMQLQTALNYQRRDEEFPNNRIKGEPANVLIFPRLSAANACYQLLKHLDIAEDVIGPIQIGLAKPIYFADHDADVKDIVNITAMASLDSNSCFV; the protein is encoded by the coding sequence ATGGACAAAAAACTAGAAGCGGCTGCGAGAGCCTATCATGCGCTTCCACAGCCTGGTAAGATAGAGGTGCGACCCACTAAGTCGCACAATACACAGCAGGATCTGACGCTTGCTTACAGCCCTGGCGTGGCTGTGCCTTGTAAAGATATAGAGGCTGATCCTGAGCGTGCTTACGACTACACCTCCAAGGGTAATCTCGTTGCGGTTATCTCCAACGGCACCGCCGTCTTAGGACTGGGCAACATCGGTGCTATGGCAGGCAAGCCGGTGATGGAGGGCAAGGGACTGCTCTTCAAGATCTATGCGGGTATCGATGTCTTTGACCTAGAGGTCGACGAGAAGGACCCCAAGAAGTTTGTCGAGATCGTTCGCTCGCTGGCACCCACCTTCGGCGGTATCAACCTCGAGGACATCAAGGCCCCCGAGTGCTTTGAGATTGAGGAGGAACTGAAGGCTACGCTTGACATTCCCGTCATGCACGATGATCAGCACGGCACCGCCATCATCTCCGCTGCGGGTATGCTCAATGCACTTAAGATCGTCGGCAAGAAGATCGAAGAGACTAAGATCGTAGTCAGTGGCGCAGGAGCCTCAGCACAGTCCTGCACCAAGCTTTATATAGCACTGGGAGCTAAGCGGGAGAACATTGTGATGATCGACTCCAAGGGGGTCATTCGCACCGATCGCCCCAACCTAGATGAACGCAAAGCTTTCTTTGCGACCAGTCGTGAGGGTATCTACACACTGGCCGATGCGATTGAAGGGGCTGACCTTTTCCTCGGACTATCACAGCCTGGTGTGCTAACGCCTGAGATGGTGCAGAAGATGGCACCCAATCCGATTGTCTTTGCGCTAGCCAATCCAGAGCCTGAGATCAGGTATGAGGATGCAAAAGCGGCACGCCCTGACGTACTTATGGCTACGGGCCGGTCGGACTATCCAAATCAGATCAATAATGTGATCGGCTTCCCCTATATCTTCAGAGGGGCACTCGATGTGCGTGCCACGGCGATCAATGAGGAGATGAAGATGGCTGCCACAATAGCAATCGCAGACCTAGCGCAGGAGCCTGTCCCCGATGAAGTCTCTAGTGCCTACGGACACATGCCGCTGCACTTCGGCCCTGACTACTTTATCCCGAAGCCTGTGGACCCACGCCTCATCACGAGGGTCTCGATGGCCGTGGCTCGTGCAGCTATCCGTACGGGTGTAGCGCGTCGTGAGATTACCGACTGGGAGGCTTACGAGCAGTCGCTGCTGATGCGCACGGGAGGTATGAGTCACCTGCTACGTCGTATCCACGAGGCTGCGCAAAAGTCGCCCAAGCGTATGGTCTACGCTGCGGGTGAGAACCCACTCGTGCTGCGTGCTGCTGCTGAGGTGGCTCAGCTGGGCATCGCTCATCCTATCGTGCTGGGTGACCCCGTGGTCATCCGAGAGCTTGCCAAGGAGCATGACTTGGATCTCTCCACGATCGAAATTATCAATCAGCATGACGAGCAGTGGAAGGCTAAGCGTGAGGAGTATGCCCGCCGCTACACAGAGCAAAACTGGCGCAAGGGCGGTATCCTGAGTGAAGCTAAGGACAAGATGTTTGGCCCGAACTACTTCGGCATGATGATGGTACAGTGCGGCGATGCCGACAGCTTGATCACAGGTATTTACTCAAACTATGCCTACCTCTCCAATGTGGCTCGTGATACGGTGGGTATAGCACCAGGTCACCAGCACTTTGCCACGATGCACCTCGTGATGATGAAGAGTGGACCTCTCTTCCTGGCTGATACGCTGATCAATCAAAACCTCAAGGCTGAGACACTGGTGGACATTGCGCTCCTGGCTGCCGAAAAGGTACGCTGCTTTGGCATCAAGCCGGTCATTGCTATGGTTAGCTTCTCAGACTTTGGCAGCACCGATGCCGAGTCCTCGGTGGAGGCACGCAAGGCGGTGGAGATCCTGCACAGAGACTACCCGCATATTGTGGTGGACGGTGAGATGCAGCTACAGACTGCGCTCAACTACCAGCGACGCGATGAGGAGTTCCCGAACAATCGCATCAAGGGTGAGCCAGCCAATGTGCTCATCTTCCCCCGTCTCTCGGCTGCGAATGCGTGCTATCAGCTGCTCAAGCACCTAGACATAGCGGAGGATGTGATCGGTCCTATCCAGATCGGACTGGCTAAGCCGATCTACTTCGCCGACCACGATGCAGACGTCAAGGACATCGTCAATATCACAGCGATGGCTTCGCTAGACTCGAACTCCTGCTTCGTCTAG